The Sphingobium sp. JS3065 genomic sequence GCTGGTGCTGGCCGATTTGCTGCTGCTGCCGATGGTGGCGCTCATCGCCTATTGGATTGTCAATCAGGCGGGCGTTCGTGGCGAAGCTGCCGCGCTCCTCACCGCCGGAGCAACCGTGGGGGCCGATCGCGTCGTCAAGCTCTACACCGACCGGTTCCTCCGGCAGGTCGATGCCGTGTTGATGGACAGCGTGGTGCAGCGCAAGGCGGCGATCCGTGAGGAGGTGCAGGCGGAATTGAGCGCCAATCGCACGATGCAGGACATCGCCAAGGGGAAGCGGGCCATCGGCGGGGAGTAAGCGGCCGCCACCCCATTTCTGGGAATTGACGAACGACAGGGCGCTTCGGGCGCCCTTTTTCATGGGAGATTGACATGCCCAAGACGCCCAAGACGATGATCGATGACGTGATCGCCCGCGAAGGCGATTATGTGAACAATCCCGCTGATCGCGGTGGCCCGACCCGATTCGGCATCACCCAAGCCCTCGCACGGGAGAATGGCTACCAAGGCGACATGAAAGCGCTCCCCCGCCAGTTCGCCTTCGACATCTATTGGCGGAAGTTCGTGACGGCGACGGGTATCGATCTTCTCGCCAAGCGCTCCCCTGGCCTTGCTGCGGAGGCGCTGGACACCGGCGTCAACATGGGCGCGCCGTGGGGCGTCATGTTCCTTCAGCGTGCGCTCAACGCCTTCAACGAGGGCGGCAAGCTGTGGCCGGATCTAGCGAAGATCGACGGCGATTATGGGGGCAAGAGCGATGCGGCGCTGGCCGCCTATTTGGCTCACCCCCGGCGCGGCCGGGTCGATGTCCTGCTGGCCGCCATGAACGCCCTGCAAGGCGAGCGGTATATCGGCATTGCCGAGCGCAATGCGTCGCAGGAAGCGTTCGTCTATGGCTGGCTGCTCAATCGCGTAGCGACGGCAGCATGACCTGGGCCGCCACCTTCGCGCTCGCCCGCCGCTTCTGGTGGGCGCCCGTCTTCATCGGCCTGGGCGTGGCCCTCGCGCTGACATCGATGAAGGTCGAGGTTCGGACCGCCGAACGGGACAAGGCCCGCACCGATTTTGCCGCCGAACAGCAGGGCCACAAGCAGACTGTGGCCAACTATCGCGCCGCGAGCGCGGAGGCGCAGCGGCAGGCCGCCGCCAACGTCCAGCGCGTGAAGGCCGAACAGGCAGCAATTACCGAAAGGACCGTGAATGACTATCAAGATCGCCTCGCTGATGTCGGCGCTCGCTATGACCGTGTCCGCCTGCAACTCGCGGCCCGAACCGATCTCAGCAGTTCCGACCCGGCTCCAGTGTCCATCACCGCCGACGCCACCTGCCGAGCTTATGGAGGGGGAAGTTGTGACGGACTTCTTGCCAAACTCGCAATAGCGGAGCGGCAGGCGTGGAATCTAGTCGCGCTCCGGGCATGGGTCCGGCAGCAGGAGTCGGTGAAGGTGGAGCCGGTCACCCCCGATCCCAATTAACCTTCATGTCCGCCAATTTATCGGCCTGGAAATAGTAGCTCGCCTCTATAAGCGCGTCGACCATGTCCTGGACCTCTTGCGGGTGCATGGGGTCGCCGCGCTCGATCTGTAGCGTCATCGCATAATATTCCCGCAGGATTTCGCTGGTGTCAGTTGGCGGACACCGATCGACGATTAAATTCGCTTCCCGATTGGTTTCCGTCCGCGTCGGGAAGCGAGAGATTGTCGGGTTCCGCTTCATTTCAATCTATGCGTCGACAATGGCGTCATCTGCATTTCCGTCGTCACGGCGTCCCTCGCGAATGTCCTGCAAGAACCGCCGGTTTTCATGGCCGCGCTTCTCCAGCGCATCCGCGACGGCTCCGCGAATGTCGTCAATTCGTTCCATTTCTCATCTCCGACATGAGTACATATGAAGAACATAATTCGAGTCGGTCAAGCGGATTGACTCTCGGTCTGGCGCGTCTCAGGCTAACCATATGTGCAATCGGGCAGAACGCGGCGATACGCAGAAGGTGCTGAACCTGTTCGGCGCCCGGCGCGGCGCACGGTTCAACGAAGGCCCGCTGGAGACGCATCCGGCCCAGCCCGGCACGGTCGTGCGGCTTGAGGATGGAGAGCGGGTTCTTGAGCAAATGACCTGGGGCTTTCCGCTGGTTCAGAAAAGCAAACGAACCGGACAGGCGTTGAAGCCGAAGCCGGTCAACAATGCCAGGTTCGACAAACTGGGCAGCTATTGGAAGCGATGGGCAACCAATCCGCGCAACCGATGCCTGATCCCGACCGCGAGATATGCCGAAGCCGTGGGCGAAACGGGTCGGATGACCGAGACGTGGCTTTCCGTGAAGGACCAGCCGATCTTCGCGTGGGCCGGACTATGGGACAACAGTGCGGAGTGGGAAGGGGTCTATACCGGCGTCATGACCGGAAACGCGCCGGAACTGATAGACATCCATGATCGCTCCCCGGTCATTCTTGACCCGAAGGATTGGGATACTTGGCTCCATGCGCCGCTGGACGATCTATATCAGTTTGACCGGCCCTATCCGGCAGATCGCATGATCGTGCAGCATACTGACGCGCCATGGTATCGGAAAAAGGGGAGCGGGCCTTCGGGATCGATGCTGCTCTAGCAACCGGCCTGACGCTCAGGGTTCATCACCTCGGCCACGGCGTCATAGCTTTCCATCAGTTCGATATGGCGACCATCGGCAAATACGATCAGAGTACCGTCATCGGATGGCTGGAAATAGTCGATCTGCTCCAGATTGACGGAAACAGGATTTCCGTCGTTCAGCGTGAACTCAGCGATCATCACAGCGGCCTCCATGTCGATATATCGCTTCACCGTCGGAACGGTTCCGCGATCCGTCTCTAAGCATATGGTCAAGCGTTGATCGCTGACCACACGCCATGCCGATTGCCAGCAGCGACAGTCCGGCCAGCACCGCGAGCGCCTATCACCACCAAAAAGCCCCACCATCCACGCGAGACGGCGGGGCAAGTTTGGGTCGCACACAGGACTAAGCCTGCGGAGCTACAATGCTGGTAAGCGGTTTAAGTGGCGGGGATATTATGGGTTATGTCGGAGTGCATAGAGCATGAAAAACCCCGACTCCAGCGTGGGGCCGATCACTTCCCTTTCTCATCCGTGGCGAGGACGCGCGGACGGCGTGTTCGAGTGGAGGCAATTTCCCTCTCCTCAATCTTGAGCATCGGATCGCCAAAGAAAGTGGCGCGCCGCGGGCCGTTTGGATCATCATATTCCGACCGGCTGCCAAAGCCAGCCTTGGCCGCTGCGTCCTGCGCCGCCTCTTTTGTCGGCAGCCAGCGCCCCTTGCGCGTCGGCATGACATAGCGATAGCGCGTCATGCGGCGACTCGGAACAGCAAATCCTTCGCCCGCATAGCATCCTCCAACAGCATCTCTGCCCAGATCTGCGCCAGCTCGCGCCGCCGTTCCATATGGGCCGCGCGGTTATAGGCTCCTTCGACCTTATCGACGGCGACGTGGCCGAGCATCAGGTCAATCACCTCGCGATCATCCGGCCGGCCGTGCTCCCGCCGCCATTCGTTCATGATGGTGGAAAAAGACGAGCGGTAGCCGTGCGGACAATGACGCCGATGATATTTTCCACCGTTCGCCCTGATGATCAGCGCTCTCACGGCATTCTCCGACATCGGAAGCGTGCCGCGCCATGCATTCGGGAAGATATATTCCCTCGAACCGGTCAGAGGCCTTATGGCCTCCAGCACTTCGACGGCCTGCCGGGACAGCGGAACGAGATGCTCATAAGCTTCTTCATCCTTCAGGCGCAGCGCCAGCTTCATCGCCGATGGCGGGATGCGCCATAGCGGCTGCGAGCCGTCGAGCCCCTCCATCTGCGACCATTTCGCCCCGCGCTGCACGGCGGACCGTACCGACGTCAGCGCAAGGAAGCGGTTCGCCAGCTTCGTGATGGGCTGAGCCTCTTCATTGTCGACGTCCCAGATCAGCCCCTTCACCTCGGACAACGTTGTCAGAGCAGGCTGTTTCGCCGCTTTCGGCTTAGGCTTCAGCAGCGTCTTGATCACCGAAGCGGGGTCGCCGGTCCGCATCCCGTTCGCCGCGGCATAGGCGAAGACCTCCGAGGCGCGCTGTCGGATGCGGTGGGCGGTCTCAATCGCACCTCTCCGCTCGACCTTGCGCAGCGCGTCGAGCAGCAGCGCTTCGGTCACGTCACGAATCGGCAGGCGCCCGATCTCGGGAAACAGATCATCCTCCAGGCTGTCGATGACGTTCCGGGCGTGGTGCTTGCTCCAGCGCGGGATATGGAGGGTATGCCATGCCCGGGCGACGGCTTCGAAGCTGTTCTCTGCGTCAGTGCGGGCGGTGACGGCTGCCTGCTTCTTCTCAAGCGCGGGATCGCGGCCGGCGCGGATCGCTTTGCGCGCCTCGTCTCGCGCGTCGCGGGCCTCCACCAGCGACACCTCAGGATAGCTGCCGAGCGTCAGCAGCTTCTCCTTCCCGGCCATAGTGCGATATTTCAGCCGCCACGAGCGATAGCCGTTCGTCGTGACATAGAGGAACAGGCCCTGAGAATCGCTCAGCTTGTAGGGCTTCTCGGCGCCCTTCGCCTTCCGGCACCGGACGTCCGTCAGCACCCGGCGTTCTCCTGTCTGGGGGTATTTCGCCACCGGAGATCTGAAGATACCCCCACGGATACCCCAAAATCCGCCCTACTGACCGTAAACAAAGAGAGAACGTCCGAGACAGCCCACATATGAAAAACCCCGCTAAGTGCGGGGTTCTTATAGACGTTCTTGGGCTGTTCTGGAAGAACAAATGGTGGACAGGGCTGGATTCGAACCAGCGTACGGGAAACCCGGGCAGATTTACAGTCTGCTGCCTTTAACCACTCGGCCACCTGTCCAGTCGCCTAACCGTTTCGGGGAAGCCCCGATCGGCTGGAGGGCGACCCAATGGCGAAAGGAGACTTGCCTGTCAATGGTGCAATGTGAAAAGAGCCTGTCCATGAAAAGAGGAAATCGCACCGGAAAGGCCAAAGGCACTTTCCCCCGCTTCTATGGACGGCATGCCGTCATCGCCGCGCTCGCCAATCCGGACCGGATCGTGCGCAAGATATGGGGGACGCGGGACGCGCTGAACGCGCTCGACCTGCCGCCGGTCCTGCCCATCGTCTATGCCGACGTGGCCGATCTGGGCCGCATGGTGCCGTCGGACGCGCCGCACCAGGGCATCGTGGCGGAGGTGGAGCCGCTGGACGATGTCTGGCTGGGCGACGCGCTGGAGGCCGGGCGGGACGATAACCGTCCGGTGCTGGTGCTGGACCAGGTGACGGACCCGCATAATGTCGGCGCGATCCTGCGGTCGGCGGCGGCGTTCGACGCGCTGTGCATCGTGACGCAGGACCGGCATGCGCCGCCCGAATCGGGGGTGCTGGCGCGGGCGGCTTCGGGCGCTCTGGAAATCATGCCGTGGGTGCGGGTGGTGAACCTGGCCCGCGCACTGGATGAAATTGCCGAAGCGGGTTATTGGCGCATCGGGCTGGATGGCGAGGCCGATACGACATTGAGCGAAGCCATCGGCACGTCGCGGGTCGCGCTGGTGCTGGGGGCCGAGGGCGAAGGGCTGCGCCATAACAGCATGGCGCATTGCGACATTTTGGCTAAACTGCCGATCAGTCCGCGCATGGAAAGCCTGA encodes the following:
- a CDS encoding glycoside hydrolase family 108 protein produces the protein MPKTPKTMIDDVIAREGDYVNNPADRGGPTRFGITQALARENGYQGDMKALPRQFAFDIYWRKFVTATGIDLLAKRSPGLAAEALDTGVNMGAPWGVMFLQRALNAFNEGGKLWPDLAKIDGDYGGKSDAALAAYLAHPRRGRVDVLLAAMNALQGERYIGIAERNASQEAFVYGWLLNRVATAA
- a CDS encoding SOS response-associated peptidase family protein, which encodes MCNRAERGDTQKVLNLFGARRGARFNEGPLETHPAQPGTVVRLEDGERVLEQMTWGFPLVQKSKRTGQALKPKPVNNARFDKLGSYWKRWATNPRNRCLIPTARYAEAVGETGRMTETWLSVKDQPIFAWAGLWDNSAEWEGVYTGVMTGNAPELIDIHDRSPVILDPKDWDTWLHAPLDDLYQFDRPYPADRMIVQHTDAPWYRKKGSGPSGSMLL
- a CDS encoding tyrosine-type recombinase/integrase encodes the protein MLTDVRCRKAKGAEKPYKLSDSQGLFLYVTTNGYRSWRLKYRTMAGKEKLLTLGSYPEVSLVEARDARDEARKAIRAGRDPALEKKQAAVTARTDAENSFEAVARAWHTLHIPRWSKHHARNVIDSLEDDLFPEIGRLPIRDVTEALLLDALRKVERRGAIETAHRIRQRASEVFAYAAANGMRTGDPASVIKTLLKPKPKAAKQPALTTLSEVKGLIWDVDNEEAQPITKLANRFLALTSVRSAVQRGAKWSQMEGLDGSQPLWRIPPSAMKLALRLKDEEAYEHLVPLSRQAVEVLEAIRPLTGSREYIFPNAWRGTLPMSENAVRALIIRANGGKYHRRHCPHGYRSSFSTIMNEWRREHGRPDDREVIDLMLGHVAVDKVEGAYNRAAHMERRRELAQIWAEMLLEDAMRAKDLLFRVAA
- the rlmB gene encoding 23S rRNA (guanosine(2251)-2'-O)-methyltransferase RlmB, with protein sequence MKRGNRTGKAKGTFPRFYGRHAVIAALANPDRIVRKIWGTRDALNALDLPPVLPIVYADVADLGRMVPSDAPHQGIVAEVEPLDDVWLGDALEAGRDDNRPVLVLDQVTDPHNVGAILRSAAAFDALCIVTQDRHAPPESGVLARAASGALEIMPWVRVVNLARALDEIAEAGYWRIGLDGEADTTLSEAIGTSRVALVLGAEGEGLRHNSMAHCDILAKLPISPRMESLNVSNAAAIALYAAASR